CATGATTATTTACCTCCTTTTATTAGGAGCCAAATTGCAAATGACATTTCTCCAAAAATACTAGGAATTGCGACAAGCACCAAGAAAATAGATGCATATGCTTCATATTCAGGAAATGAAAAATGTGCTGCGGTATCTATCATA
The sequence above is a segment of the Deltaproteobacteria bacterium genome. Coding sequences within it:
- a CDS encoding DUF4386 domain-containing protein, with amino-acid sequence MIDTAAHFSFPEYEAYASIFLVLVAIPSIFGEMSFAIWLLIKGGK